One part of the Sphingobacterium sp. LZ7M1 genome encodes these proteins:
- a CDS encoding SusD/RagB family nutrient-binding outer membrane lipoprotein, whose product MKIKHILYTSLLSLSFISCSKDTLQEINVDPNRPSNVPTPSLFLSAERQVVNALRSESIHFRGAQLFAQYFSQNIYTDQSRYLVSAGYSDEYWTNTYKALSNLNEIILLNEDEATKIQAQANGAGANSTQIAIARILKSFAFHSLTDVFGDIPYESYGNKDADFEALKRNPDILTPKYASQEKIYKDILNELKVAADTLAKYKAGVTFGTSDIVYQGKNEKWFKFANSLRLRLANRILTKDKALATQHIEDALKKGVFTSNADNAGFTFSSASPYEAPLFRATVTANRKDFAVSHVLIDVLKGDRGPFKIEDPRLSKYAKPNSKNIYKGQPYGLPLAAGNLFPLDSISLPGDLVNRANAFEVLQEYSEVEFLISEYKGWEQASYENGVKASLERWGASPAEVTAYLMKVPKANKENVLSQKYLALYGQGIESWTEIRRTGYPLFLVKKGEVVWSGTVEGKPVSYSFVPEIGDAIPSRLVYPLKEQSTNKTNYQSALSNQGDDVQFTKIWWNK is encoded by the coding sequence ATGAAAATTAAACATATCCTATATACATCTTTGCTGTCCTTGAGTTTTATCTCTTGTTCCAAAGATACCTTGCAAGAGATTAATGTCGACCCAAATAGGCCATCAAATGTACCTACACCCAGTCTTTTTCTGTCTGCTGAAAGGCAGGTGGTCAATGCCCTGAGAAGCGAGAGCATTCATTTCCGAGGAGCCCAGCTCTTTGCCCAATATTTTAGCCAGAATATCTATACCGATCAATCCAGGTATTTGGTTTCCGCAGGATATTCCGATGAATATTGGACCAATACGTACAAGGCCTTAAGCAACCTAAATGAAATCATCCTGCTGAATGAAGATGAAGCGACGAAAATACAGGCACAAGCAAATGGTGCTGGTGCGAATTCTACGCAGATAGCTATTGCTAGGATCTTGAAATCCTTTGCATTCCATTCCTTAACGGATGTTTTCGGTGATATCCCTTATGAGTCCTATGGTAACAAGGATGCTGATTTTGAAGCATTGAAGAGAAATCCAGATATCCTGACTCCTAAATATGCTTCTCAGGAGAAAATTTACAAGGATATCCTAAATGAGCTTAAGGTTGCAGCCGATACATTGGCGAAATATAAGGCTGGGGTGACCTTCGGAACTTCAGATATCGTATATCAAGGGAAGAATGAGAAATGGTTCAAGTTTGCCAATTCATTAAGGTTGAGGCTGGCGAATCGCATCCTGACCAAGGATAAGGCATTGGCGACCCAGCATATTGAAGATGCATTGAAAAAAGGCGTATTTACCTCGAATGCTGATAATGCCGGCTTTACCTTTTCCAGTGCTTCACCATATGAAGCTCCATTGTTTAGGGCTACCGTAACGGCAAATAGAAAGGATTTTGCAGTTTCTCATGTTCTTATTGACGTATTGAAAGGGGACCGAGGTCCATTTAAGATTGAAGACCCAAGGTTGAGCAAGTATGCAAAGCCAAACAGTAAAAATATTTATAAGGGTCAGCCTTATGGCTTACCATTAGCAGCTGGAAATCTTTTCCCGTTAGATAGTATTTCTTTGCCAGGAGACTTGGTCAATAGAGCAAATGCCTTTGAGGTTCTGCAGGAATATTCCGAAGTGGAATTCTTGATTTCTGAATATAAAGGTTGGGAACAGGCGAGTTATGAAAATGGTGTAAAAGCTTCCCTAGAACGCTGGGGAGCCAGTCCTGCTGAAGTAACGGCCTATTTAATGAAAGTCCCAAAAGCAAATAAGGAAAATGTCCTCTCTCAAAAATACTTGGCTTTGTACGGTCAAGGTATTGAATCCTGGACAGAGATCCGAAGAACAGGATACCCGCTGTTCCTGGTTAAAAAAGGAGAGGTGGTTTGGTCAGGAACGGTGGAAGGAAAACCAGTATCCTATTCTTTTGTGCCTGAGATAGGAGATGCCATTCCAAGTAGATTGGTGTATCCTTTGAAGGAGCAAAGTACCAACAAGACTAATTATCAATCTGCCTTAAGCAATCAAGGTGATGATGTGCAGTTCACGAAAATTTGGTGGAATAAGTAA
- a CDS encoding SusC/RagA family TonB-linked outer membrane protein, translating to MNRTIYFYLVGLFFTIGIGQTQAQNIIKGKVLNELNQAISGATVIDKTTQKQTQTNASGEFTLDSSNPRTQIKVSFLGYQDQDLEVNASEPITVRLVLSNDVLEEVVVTALGISREKKALGYAVQEVKSTELQTRPTNAMAALSGKVAGLQIVSSGGNMGGSTRTLLRGINSIAGSNQPLYVVDGTPIDNSDLNSSSTINGSAGKDVGNMIQDLNPDDIENISVLKGPSAAALYGSRASNGVILITTKRAGKGEQVSIDLNTGLEFENIVRLPKRQHLYGQGYSQNFQTVNIEGKDYKIVDYAADESWGPKLDGTPVLQWYNLNPEDAADYLNPSPWLYPEHDVSYFFNTGLANTNNIAIAGNSGNTNYRFSYTNKNVKGTVPNSTLGRNTLNFSGGTKLGKLSINSSINYIHNTSLGKPWTGASNRNIILEAFQWGAVQVDYKRLENYKRPDGTPLAWNRTGWQNTPAAEATRFIDNPYWSAYESYLEEKRDRFYGNIGAQYEVTDWLQIGAKVHGDIYQFGTQDRIAVYSRSASQYEETSNKLNEYNYEFLATAKKNWDKISLVANVGANLRDQHRKVDYAITQGGLIVPNYYNLKNASSVKIENFTYNRRIASLYGSASLGYNDLLFLDATVRNDWSSTLPSHANSFIYPSFTGSFVFSQLPAIQSLDWLSFGKVRLGWAQVGNDTDPYQLNKVYDVEQSFDGKPSNKLPSTLNNADLKPEITSSWETGLNVQFFRNRLGFDVTYYHNTSRNQILPIPVSSAFGYEAKVLNAGKVENKGIEVILNATPVRSENFEWNSSINWARNRNKVLKLDELVNTLTLSSSLINLVAREGQPYGQLLGYDFVYADGQRVIKEDGTYQRTSQLVPLGSVLPDYLFGFQNSFRYKNFNFGFLIDGRVGGSFYSQTYNVGMYSGILERTAENNVREDGIVLEGVKADVVFNADGTYSTSNIRPNDTRITAQQWGRNESSGPTTFSVFDGTFVKLREVTLGYTIPLNNPKVVKGVRLSAYARNVWNIYTKSKYIDPEFTNSSGNVQGIEGGNIPTPLTYGFNVNLKF from the coding sequence ATGAACAGAACGATATATTTTTATCTCGTAGGGCTATTCTTTACCATAGGAATTGGTCAAACACAAGCCCAAAATATCATTAAAGGCAAGGTGCTGAATGAGCTGAATCAAGCGATTTCAGGAGCTACCGTTATCGATAAAACAACGCAGAAGCAAACCCAAACCAATGCTTCAGGGGAATTTACATTAGACTCTTCCAATCCGAGGACCCAGATCAAGGTTAGTTTTCTTGGCTATCAAGATCAGGATCTAGAGGTAAATGCTTCGGAGCCCATTACGGTACGTTTAGTACTTAGCAATGATGTCTTGGAGGAAGTGGTTGTGACCGCTTTGGGGATTTCAAGGGAAAAGAAAGCATTGGGCTATGCCGTGCAAGAAGTGAAATCAACAGAATTACAGACCAGACCTACCAATGCAATGGCTGCATTATCAGGAAAGGTAGCAGGTCTACAGATTGTCTCATCCGGGGGAAATATGGGTGGATCAACCCGTACGCTATTAAGGGGAATCAACTCCATTGCAGGTAGCAATCAACCGCTTTATGTGGTAGACGGAACTCCGATTGATAACTCGGATCTAAACTCCTCTTCGACCATCAACGGCTCGGCGGGTAAGGATGTTGGAAACATGATCCAAGATCTAAATCCAGATGATATTGAGAATATTTCAGTCCTTAAAGGGCCATCTGCTGCGGCGTTATATGGCTCGAGAGCATCCAATGGGGTGATTTTGATCACGACCAAACGTGCGGGAAAAGGCGAGCAAGTCAGCATTGATTTAAATACAGGTCTGGAATTCGAAAACATTGTCAGGCTCCCAAAACGCCAGCATCTATATGGTCAAGGCTATAGCCAAAACTTTCAAACGGTCAATATTGAAGGGAAAGACTATAAAATAGTGGATTACGCTGCTGATGAAAGCTGGGGACCAAAATTAGATGGAACGCCAGTTTTGCAATGGTACAATTTAAATCCAGAAGATGCTGCAGATTATTTAAACCCATCTCCTTGGTTATATCCAGAGCATGATGTCAGTTATTTCTTCAATACCGGTTTGGCAAATACCAACAATATCGCTATTGCGGGAAATTCAGGAAATACGAATTATAGATTTTCTTACACCAACAAGAATGTAAAAGGAACAGTTCCCAACTCTACCTTGGGGCGTAATACCCTAAATTTCTCAGGGGGTACCAAATTAGGTAAGTTGAGCATCAATTCCAGTATCAATTACATCCACAATACCTCTTTAGGTAAACCATGGACTGGAGCATCCAACAGAAATATTATCTTGGAGGCTTTCCAATGGGGAGCGGTGCAGGTAGATTATAAACGCTTAGAAAACTACAAGCGCCCAGATGGAACTCCATTGGCATGGAATAGAACAGGTTGGCAAAACACGCCAGCAGCAGAAGCGACCCGTTTTATCGACAACCCTTATTGGTCGGCTTATGAAAGTTATTTAGAAGAAAAGAGAGACCGTTTCTATGGTAATATTGGCGCACAATATGAAGTGACCGATTGGTTACAGATCGGGGCTAAAGTCCATGGCGATATCTACCAGTTCGGGACTCAGGATCGTATTGCGGTATACTCACGCAGTGCTTCCCAATATGAAGAGACCAGCAATAAATTAAACGAATACAACTATGAATTCTTGGCTACTGCCAAAAAGAATTGGGATAAGATTTCTTTGGTAGCCAACGTAGGAGCAAACTTAAGAGATCAGCACAGAAAAGTTGATTATGCCATCACCCAAGGTGGTTTGATTGTACCTAACTACTACAATTTAAAGAATGCATCCAGCGTAAAGATTGAAAACTTTACCTACAACCGCCGTATTGCCTCTTTGTATGGTAGTGCTTCCTTAGGTTACAATGACCTATTGTTTTTAGATGCTACAGTGCGTAATGATTGGTCATCGACCTTACCGAGCCATGCAAATTCCTTTATCTATCCATCATTTACCGGAAGTTTTGTGTTTTCACAATTGCCAGCTATCCAAAGTCTAGACTGGTTGTCTTTCGGAAAGGTCAGGTTAGGTTGGGCACAGGTAGGTAATGATACCGACCCATACCAATTGAACAAGGTTTATGATGTAGAACAATCATTTGATGGTAAACCATCCAATAAACTGCCTTCAACCTTGAACAATGCCGATCTAAAACCAGAGATCACCAGTTCGTGGGAGACAGGTCTTAACGTGCAGTTCTTCAGAAATAGATTAGGTTTTGATGTTACATACTATCACAACACCTCCAGAAACCAGATACTTCCCATTCCAGTTTCATCAGCTTTTGGCTATGAAGCGAAGGTCTTGAATGCCGGAAAAGTGGAGAATAAAGGTATTGAGGTAATATTGAATGCAACGCCAGTTCGATCTGAAAATTTTGAATGGAACTCAAGTATTAACTGGGCGAGAAACAGAAATAAAGTCCTTAAACTGGATGAACTCGTGAATACCTTAACCTTAAGTTCTTCCTTGATCAACTTGGTGGCTAGAGAGGGGCAACCATACGGACAGCTATTAGGTTATGATTTTGTCTATGCAGATGGGCAACGCGTGATCAAAGAAGATGGAACCTATCAAAGAACCTCTCAATTGGTTCCTTTAGGCTCTGTGTTACCAGATTATCTATTTGGATTCCAAAACAGTTTCCGTTATAAAAACTTCAACTTTGGATTCTTGATCGATGGTCGTGTAGGTGGAAGTTTCTATTCGCAGACCTATAATGTCGGCATGTATTCCGGAATCTTGGAGCGTACCGCTGAAAATAATGTCCGTGAAGATGGTATTGTCTTAGAGGGGGTAAAGGCTGATGTCGTATTTAATGCAGATGGAACCTATTCAACAAGCAATATCAGACCCAATGATACAAGGATTACCGCTCAACAATGGGGAAGGAATGAATCCAGTGGACCGACTACATTCTCCGTTTTTGATGGCACTTTCGTCAAGCTTAGGGAAGTCACTTTAGGCTATACCATTCCTTTAAACAACCCTAAGGTGGTAAAGGGAGTGCGATTATCAGCCTATGCGAGAAATGTTTGGAATATCTATACCAAGAGTAAATACATCGATCCAGAATTCACCAACAGTAGTGGGAATGTTCAAGGAATAGAGGGAGGAAATATTCCAACGCCACTGACCTATGGATTTAATGTTAACCTTAAATTTTAA
- a CDS encoding SH3 domain-containing protein, producing the protein MKLLSALLIIFSLFIFNIQQAKSQEAAAYLVYDDFNLYHTSKDSSALVFVNMAYIRSEPSSKAELLDSIPLGTEVKFVEELSLNPISLRGMYLPWHKIEYQKANQKKTGFIWLGLLSLDHVQNKKSGETFMYGFAWKSNEELENYYWVEAKILNTNKELLASKSFPYYPSEQSYTLSELNTKPGLNYAKSIYAIKFLGEACGIASEENYFAWDGEQFTTLPKTTSVSDAGVFYYAEELVFPKKHQLGNDVILKISEEGEAEFEEEANPEEEINFKISKKEETYQRNGNAYLKVSERTIQK; encoded by the coding sequence ATGAAATTGCTCAGCGCGCTTCTTATAATTTTTTCATTATTTATATTCAACATTCAGCAGGCAAAATCACAAGAAGCGGCTGCTTACCTTGTTTATGATGACTTTAACCTTTACCATACAAGTAAGGATAGCTCAGCTTTGGTTTTCGTAAATATGGCCTATATCAGAAGTGAGCCAAGCTCAAAAGCTGAATTGCTGGATTCAATTCCCTTAGGGACGGAAGTAAAATTTGTGGAGGAATTATCATTAAACCCCATCTCCTTAAGAGGTATGTACCTGCCTTGGCATAAAATTGAATATCAGAAGGCCAATCAGAAAAAGACTGGATTTATCTGGTTAGGACTATTGAGCCTAGACCATGTGCAGAATAAGAAGTCCGGGGAAACCTTCATGTATGGCTTTGCTTGGAAATCCAATGAAGAGCTTGAAAACTATTATTGGGTAGAAGCCAAAATATTAAACACCAACAAAGAATTGCTTGCCTCTAAAAGCTTTCCTTACTATCCTTCTGAGCAATCCTATACCTTAAGTGAATTAAATACCAAACCTGGTTTAAATTATGCGAAATCCATCTATGCAATTAAATTCCTAGGAGAGGCCTGTGGAATAGCTTCCGAAGAAAATTACTTCGCTTGGGATGGAGAACAATTCACGACCCTACCGAAAACCACTTCGGTTTCGGATGCCGGTGTTTTTTATTATGCAGAGGAGTTGGTTTTCCCTAAAAAGCATCAGCTTGGAAATGATGTTATCCTAAAAATATCGGAGGAAGGAGAGGCAGAGTTTGAGGAAGAGGCCAATCCTGAAGAGGAGATCAATTTTAAAATCTCCAAAAAGGAAGAAACCTATCAACGAAATGGCAATGCCTATCTCAAGGTTTCTGAAAGGACCATACAAAAATAA
- the bioA gene encoding adenosylmethionine--8-amino-7-oxononanoate transaminase: protein MQQQCIDRDIAVNWHPYSQMKTSTHLPIVRGKDAYLFDMEGNRYLDMVSSWWVTLHGHSNSYIADKVYEQLNTLEQVIFAGFTHLPAITLSERLLELLPSNQKKVFYSDNGSTAVEVALKMCIQFAFNQGKRKNKIVALKNGYHGDTFGAMSVSARGQWTAPFADLLFDVIFIDAPTAENLEENKKIIAEHADQIACFIYEPLVQGAGGMLMHQAEHLSDLMVYCKSHGIMLIQDEVFVGFGRTGTLFAADQLSEKPDVMCFSKGLTGGTMPMGITTCTEELYQAFYSDEKKMALFHGHSFTASPIACAASLASLDLFLLDSTQVKIKAITEWHSQFAEELKGYEQAKNVRQTGTILAFEWETHTETSYFNKVQEKLFNEFMARGVLLRPMGNVLYILPPYCTEKEDLDYTYQQILELLKNNDI, encoded by the coding sequence TTGCAACAGCAATGCATAGACCGTGATATAGCGGTCAATTGGCATCCCTATTCGCAGATGAAGACCAGTACGCACCTTCCTATCGTACGTGGAAAAGATGCTTATCTTTTCGATATGGAAGGAAATCGCTATCTAGATATGGTAAGTTCGTGGTGGGTTACCCTTCATGGCCATTCAAATTCGTATATTGCCGATAAAGTCTATGAACAGCTTAATACTTTAGAGCAGGTCATCTTTGCTGGCTTTACGCACCTGCCGGCAATTACTCTTTCAGAACGGTTACTAGAATTGCTTCCTTCCAACCAGAAGAAGGTGTTTTATTCTGACAATGGTTCTACGGCAGTGGAAGTTGCCTTGAAGATGTGCATACAGTTTGCCTTCAACCAAGGCAAGCGCAAGAATAAGATTGTTGCTCTAAAGAACGGATATCATGGGGATACCTTTGGTGCCATGTCGGTAAGTGCTCGTGGACAGTGGACTGCTCCGTTTGCAGATTTGTTATTTGATGTCATATTTATTGATGCCCCGACGGCGGAAAACCTGGAAGAAAACAAAAAGATCATTGCTGAGCATGCCGATCAGATAGCCTGTTTCATTTACGAACCTTTGGTTCAAGGGGCAGGAGGGATGTTAATGCATCAGGCCGAACATTTGTCGGACTTAATGGTTTATTGTAAGTCGCATGGGATCATGTTGATTCAGGACGAAGTCTTTGTAGGCTTCGGAAGGACAGGGACTTTGTTTGCTGCAGATCAATTGAGCGAAAAACCCGATGTCATGTGTTTTTCAAAAGGATTGACCGGAGGAACGATGCCTATGGGTATTACGACTTGTACGGAGGAACTTTATCAAGCATTCTATTCGGACGAAAAGAAGATGGCTTTATTCCATGGCCATTCCTTTACTGCGAGTCCGATAGCATGTGCAGCTTCCTTGGCTAGCCTGGATTTATTTCTGCTTGATTCTACTCAGGTAAAGATAAAGGCCATAACGGAATGGCATAGTCAATTTGCTGAAGAGTTAAAGGGATATGAACAAGCAAAAAATGTCCGTCAAACAGGGACCATCCTTGCATTTGAATGGGAAACCCATACCGAGACCTCATATTTTAATAAGGTCCAGGAAAAGTTGTTCAATGAATTTATGGCGAGGGGGGTCTTATTGAGGCCAATGGGCAATGTGCTGTATATCCTGCCCCCATATTGCACGGAGAAAGAAGATTTAGATTATACCTATCAACAGATCTTGGAGCTGTTGAAAAACAATGATATTTAA
- the bioB gene encoding biotin synthase BioB produces MSANKTLKHDWTKEELLEIYNRPLLELVYEAATVHRQWHNPQEVQISTLLSVKTGGCPEDCSYCGQAARYHTDIKVQALLPTETVLAHAKKAKDSGSSRFCMAAAWREVRDNRDFDRIIEMVQGVNEMGLEVCCTLGMLTEDQANRLQEAGLYAYNHNLDTSEEFYDEIISTRKFDNRIETIKNVRKAGITVCSGGIIGLGEKAEDRISMLRTLANMEKHPESVPINALARVAGTPLEHLPKIDVWEMVRMIATARIVLPSSMVRLSAGRIEMNEEEQAWCFMAGANSIFTGERQTLLVTPNPGVDEDMQMLKNLGLKPMELKKEGFCNSNA; encoded by the coding sequence ATGAGTGCTAATAAAACATTAAAACACGATTGGACGAAAGAAGAGCTATTAGAGATCTATAACAGGCCATTATTGGAATTGGTATATGAAGCCGCAACGGTACATAGGCAGTGGCATAATCCACAGGAAGTCCAGATTTCAACCTTGTTGTCAGTGAAGACTGGAGGCTGTCCGGAAGATTGTTCCTACTGTGGGCAGGCCGCACGGTACCATACCGACATCAAAGTGCAGGCCTTATTGCCAACAGAGACCGTTTTGGCCCATGCTAAAAAAGCAAAGGACAGCGGTTCTTCCAGGTTCTGTATGGCTGCTGCTTGGCGAGAGGTTAGGGACAATCGGGATTTTGATAGGATCATTGAAATGGTTCAAGGGGTCAATGAAATGGGCTTGGAAGTGTGCTGTACGCTAGGGATGTTAACCGAGGATCAAGCAAATAGGCTTCAGGAAGCAGGACTCTATGCCTATAACCATAACTTGGATACTTCTGAGGAGTTTTATGATGAGATTATCTCCACTAGGAAGTTCGACAATAGGATAGAAACCATCAAAAATGTCAGGAAAGCGGGGATTACCGTTTGTTCTGGAGGTATAATAGGTCTGGGGGAGAAAGCTGAAGATAGGATTTCGATGCTTCGCACTTTGGCCAATATGGAAAAACATCCAGAATCAGTACCAATCAATGCTTTGGCGAGGGTAGCCGGTACTCCTTTAGAGCATTTGCCAAAGATTGATGTGTGGGAAATGGTCAGGATGATTGCTACGGCGAGGATAGTATTGCCATCTTCTATGGTCAGGTTAAGTGCGGGGCGTATAGAGATGAATGAGGAGGAGCAGGCATGGTGCTTTATGGCTGGGGCAAACTCGATTTTCACGGGTGAAAGACAGACCCTTTTGGTGACTCCAAATCCTGGCGTGGATGAAGATATGCAGATGTTGAAGAACTTGGGATTAAAGCCAATGGAATTGAAAAAGGAGGGCTTTTGCAACAGCAATGCATAG
- the bioD gene encoding dethiobiotin synthase — MNKKYFVTGIGTSVGKTIVSAVLVKLWNAEYWKPIQSGDLESSDSQMLRTLVGAELIVHPERFKLNTAASPHYAAEVDGVEIKLQDFELPETSGNLIVEGAGGMFVPINDQHFILDLVAYLDLPVILVCSDYLGSINHSLLSFHSLNERGIAVDYIVLNGEFKEASKRILIKNKPAGSKIIEIPQLESLDAAGLEKAILKIRIEN, encoded by the coding sequence ATGAATAAGAAATACTTTGTAACAGGCATTGGAACCTCTGTAGGGAAAACCATTGTGTCCGCGGTCTTGGTAAAACTTTGGAATGCGGAATATTGGAAGCCGATCCAGTCTGGAGATCTCGAAAGCAGTGATAGCCAAATGCTCAGAACATTAGTAGGAGCTGAGCTAATAGTTCATCCAGAGCGATTTAAATTAAATACCGCTGCTTCCCCGCATTATGCCGCGGAAGTTGATGGGGTGGAGATCAAGCTCCAAGATTTCGAGCTTCCTGAAACTAGCGGAAACCTCATCGTGGAAGGTGCGGGAGGGATGTTTGTACCTATAAACGATCAGCATTTTATCCTTGACCTTGTAGCGTATCTGGACTTACCAGTGATCTTGGTCTGTTCAGACTATTTAGGAAGCATCAACCATAGTTTGCTGTCCTTTCACAGTTTAAATGAGCGGGGGATAGCAGTAGATTATATCGTGCTGAATGGGGAATTCAAGGAAGCAAGCAAAAGAATTTTGATCAAAAACAAACCAGCAGGAAGCAAGATCATCGAGATTCCCCAATTGGAATCATTGGATGCAGCGGGTCTAGAAAAAGCAATTTTAAAAATTAGAATAGAAAATTAA
- a CDS encoding pyridoxal phosphate-dependent aminotransferase family protein, with translation MSIIDGLLLELQNRKLEGRYRQLKKQKQGVDFFSNDYLGFARSEGFRSRLHDILLQYPDSIMGATGSRLISGNSDLNMEIEQSVASQHGVESALLFPSGYSANLSLFSTLPKKGDTIILDQKVHRSVYDGCRLSAAVRWKFRHNDLAQLEDLLKKAKGRIWVGIESLYSMDGDFAPIQEIAALCKQYAAALIVDEAHAIGTCGLGLVDHYNLQDLVFATVITYGKAMGLSGASVLGSKCLIDYLVNYSSTFIYSTGLPDFHALSIRASYEFLSDNMLLISVLKENIKQCDHVKESDSIPFRSPIIPVRFSEPRDLDRATGLLEKQGILGYAIKYPTVPKGEEMLRISMHAFNSREEIELLKNCLKEVNNE, from the coding sequence ATGTCCATAATTGATGGATTACTTCTTGAACTCCAGAATAGAAAGCTAGAAGGTCGGTACAGGCAATTGAAGAAACAAAAACAAGGTGTTGACTTCTTTTCCAATGACTACCTAGGTTTTGCAAGGAGTGAAGGGTTTAGATCTAGATTACATGATATTTTACTGCAGTACCCAGACTCCATAATGGGAGCGACAGGTTCCAGGTTAATTTCAGGAAATTCAGACTTAAACATGGAGATAGAGCAGTCTGTCGCAAGTCAGCATGGTGTTGAATCAGCCCTATTATTTCCCTCAGGCTATAGTGCAAACTTATCCTTGTTCTCGACATTGCCAAAGAAAGGGGATACGATCATCTTAGATCAAAAGGTCCATCGATCTGTTTATGATGGATGTAGGCTTTCAGCGGCGGTTCGCTGGAAGTTTCGGCATAACGACCTTGCACAACTTGAGGATTTACTGAAGAAGGCTAAAGGAAGAATCTGGGTGGGGATAGAAAGTCTTTATTCCATGGATGGGGATTTTGCGCCAATCCAAGAGATAGCAGCCCTCTGCAAGCAATATGCTGCAGCCTTGATAGTGGATGAAGCTCATGCTATTGGTACATGTGGATTGGGGCTTGTTGATCATTATAATCTGCAGGATCTGGTTTTTGCAACTGTAATCACCTACGGCAAAGCGATGGGCTTGTCAGGTGCATCTGTTTTGGGATCTAAATGCCTTATTGATTATCTGGTCAACTATTCTTCAACGTTTATCTATAGTACTGGACTCCCTGATTTCCACGCCTTAAGTATTAGGGCGTCCTATGAATTTTTAAGTGATAACATGCTGTTAATTAGCGTTCTGAAAGAAAATATTAAACAATGCGATCATGTTAAGGAGTCCGATTCTATTCCATTTAGAAGTCCTATCATACCGGTTAGATTCTCAGAGCCGAGAGATTTGGATAGGGCAACTGGTCTGTTGGAAAAACAAGGGATCTTGGGCTATGCAATCAAGTATCCTACAGTGCCAAAAGGCGAGGAGATGTTGCGCATTTCGATGCATGCCTTCAACTCAAGAGAAGAAATAGAATTATTGAAAAACTGTCTAAAGGAAGTAAATAATGAATAA